CGCAAGCCCATGGTTCTACTCGAAGCTCCTCGGTATACCTGGGAGTGCCAAGCTTTTTAGCTCCCTCCGGCCATCTGTCCTGTGCCCAATTCTTCATAGGAAGCAAACCGTTCTCCTCTCTTGGAACCATTGCAGCAGGCATTCCATGCTCTCTATTTTCCTTAGTAAATGGGGCTTCCATGACTTTATCTAATATCTCGTTCCAGGTTTCTTGAAGCTTATCGGGATCCGCTACTGGAGGTGTTAATGTCCCCTTAATAGCTATAGCTTTCAGGTTTTTACTGCCCATAACGGCTCCCATACCTGTTCTTCCGTGATAACCGTGCTTATCTACGGCTATGCACGCGTATCTGACTAAGTTTTCTCCCGCCTGTCCTATAGCCACTATACTTGTAGTCTTGTCGTTTTCTCCCAAATCTTTAAGTATGGCATCAGTAGTTTCAAAAGTGTCCGATCCCCAGTAGTCCATAGCACTCTTTAGCTCAGCCTCTCCATCATGAATCCACAAAAACACTGGTTTCGAAGCTCTTCCACTTATCGCAATAGCGTCAAAACCCGCCTTTTTCAATCTAGGTCCTGCATGAGCCCCAGCGTTCGATTCGCCCCAGTATCCGGTTAGCGGCGACCTAGCACATGCAACCCATCTACCAGCCCCACCTATGGTCGTTGCCTGGAATGGACCTGTAGCAAAAACCAGTAAATTAGCCGGCCCGAGAGGATTTGTATTAGGAACTACCCAATCGTATATTAGTCTAGCCGCAAGGCATACTCCGCCTAGATATTTTCTTGCAAATGAATCGTCAAAAGTTTCTACTTTTATTTTTTCTTTAGATAAATCAACTCTTAGAATTTTACCCCAATATCCTCCTTTAATGGACATAGCAAAAAACCTTGCTAATTTGTAATTATAAATATTGTTATAATTGTTTTTATTGTTTTCGTTATGTATATAAAAACATAACGAAAATTTTAAAAGATAATCTAAAAAATTAACATAAGTGATAATTCATTTTGATATAATGTTCTAAAAATTATCTAAAATTTACTTTATATTCGAAAATTCCTAACAAAATCCTCGTATCAATTACAACCTGAAACAACCAATATCATTTCTAGTTAACCAATATCGAGGCCTAATTCCAAGATAGGCATTTATTGAAGTTTATAATTTAAAGTATTGGTGAAAAATGGTTAAAATAATAAAAGTCGACGGTTCATCGGAAGAATTTGATAAAAATAAAATTATTCAAAGCTGTATTAAAGCGGGCGCAACTGAGGAAGCCGCCCGTGAAATAGCTGATGAGGTAGAGAAAAAGGTTAAAGAAGGTACGAGGACAACCCAGATCCGTAGAATGGTTCTAAAACGCCTAAGAGCTAAAAACCCCGAATGGGCTGATAACTGGGAATTCTATGATCGAATAGTTAAAGGGCGAGTAACTTATGAAGATGGAAAATTCGTCGTTATTGAAAAAGGTAATTTATATCTTGGTAGAGAAGTCAGGGACATGGGCAAAAAAGGCTTGAGCAGCGTAGAAGAAGTTGAGGGTATACTGAGGGAGTTGGAGGAGGATTTAGAGGCGGGGATACCTCGAAAGACTATCCACAACAGAACCTACGTGTTGTTTATGGCAGTATTAAAAACTAGAAAAATGACACCAGAAGACAAGTTAAAATCAATAGAGCTGATAAATAAGTTCCGCCAAAAGCACGGCTGGAAACCTTTTGAGCTTAAAAAACCAATATCCTAAATTTTATTAACTAAATATTTTGTAGGATATCTCTTTCCTTTTCGTTCCTATTAAGCCCAAATAGCTCTTCTAATATCTTCTCCTCTATACCAGCTTTACGGCAGATGTTTTTTAAGACATCGAGCATGATGTACCAAGCCGCTTCGCCGAAAATATCTATAAACGCTTCTTTAAACTTTAAAGGCTCTTTGACAAAAACCTCTTTTACATTTTTGATATTCCTTAAGGACATGTGAAATTGTAAAACTCTTTCAAAATCTGCGCCCTGTAAATTTATAAATTTCTCATAAATAACTTCAAGTTTCCTCTTAACTAAGCTGGCAGAACGACTCAATGCTTCCACCTCACGCGTTTTATGATTGGGAAACTCCATTCTCCATCCCTAAACATAGTAATTAAATCGGTAAATCTCTTTAACAAGTTACGCGAATCCATCACAAATTCTCCTAGTGGCATTTCAACATCAAACATTGAAATTATCTTATAAATGTTTTTATACATGCTACATGGAGGCTGGGCAAAGGCTATAGCCCTATCCACATCAACGTTTGATATGTAGAAATAGGGTAGTTGAGTAAGCACTTTAGCTAAAATAGGCGCCTCAGATCCTTCGAAAAAGTATATTCTAAACGGCACCATCGAAAAATCTAAGTAAGCTCTGATGCTGTTTAACTTCCACAAGGGTAAGACATGTCTTTCAAAGTGATAGCTTAAAACCTGACGTTTTAACCCGTAAAACTCGGGATATTTCCTAGCAGCCTCTTTAATTATATCTGTCAATTTTTTGAAAGCATAATTCATTTTCCAAACTATTATTAAAACATCGAGAGAATCAAGTTTAGCTTTTTCTACCTCCCGTTTTTCATACTTCTCTGCGGCGATTTTATAAATAACATTTTTGTCTATTTTAGGAACTACCACGTTAAAATTCGGCAGAAAAGCCGTAAGCTTAGATTTAGGAGTCCAGTAGAAGGTATCGCTGGCAACTATATATGTAATGGGTTCTTCAGGAAAAGATTCTATATACATGTCTACGTACTTTTCTGGAACAAGCCCTGTAATCAAAGTATAGGATTTTAATCCATATAACCTCCTAACTGCCAATGTATAAGGAGGCACATTTTTTATTTCTACAAAATTTTTCAAGAAAATTGATACTGGTTTTAAACCCATTCTATAGTAATCGGGAACAAAAGTAATTTTTATCTTGTTTTTTAGGCGATTAATTATACTGGCGACTGTAGTATAGGGTAGCCCAGTTTTCTCAGCTATATCGGATAGCTTTAAGGATTCTACAGCTGCGCTTAATACCCTCCACTCGTTCGGTGAGAAAGTAAGGTATCGCATTAGATCCACTAATTATTAGAGCTAGAGGCTATTTTTATTTATTACCTAGCTTATACCAGCGGGCAAGGATCGTTATCATCAGGTGCCAGTAACTTATCTGGCTCACTTGCATTTGTTCCTTCAAAGCTTCCCAATGCAAGTAATAATGCTGCTGTTACAAGCCAGAATTTTCTATTTCTAACTAGATTTTCAGCCGCGAGTTTTATGGTTTTCTTGTTCATCTTATTCACCAACATATAGTATGTAGGAACTAGTTAATAAGCTTTTTTGACAAAATACGAAATATTATAAAATTATTCGTATTATGACAAACATATATGAATGAACGAACTACCTATCTTAAGAATAAAACTGGTGAGAGGCGCTGCTATCGTCTTAAACAAATTTACTTTAAAGAGCTTAAGATGCAACTGGGTGATCTGCAATGGTGAAATGAACTTTGTAAAGTTCATCGTTTTAAAAGTTTAGCTTATAAAGGCTCTGAAAACTTAGATACGGAACCGTTTTGATGAACAATGAAAATTTTACCGCACTTACTGCATTTAACAGCATAATCCACGTAAATAGATAAGGACTTTTCATCTATCTCAATTGTCTCTCCGCACCACGGGCATTTTAAAGATGACATAAATATCCATAATTTTCTCCATCGAAAGCTTATAAAAATTATTCAAGATAAAATCAACAAGTATAAAAGAGAAGTAATCAGAATTAAAAAATATTAATATTACTAAAATTTTAAATAGTATTACTAGCTATTATAGTATGATCAAGCCAGATAGGGTGAGTGGAATGGATACCCGCACTATTTCGCTAATATCCATATTTTCAGCCCTAAATTTCGCTATTGCTTTGCTCAACAAGTTCTTCTTTGGTGGCTCCCATTTTATCGGAGTAAGCATAGCACACGTGACTATAGACGCTATATTCTGCACAGCCTTACTCATTATCGTAATGAAAATATCGAATAAACCGGGAGTAGCGACGCTAGTCGGGTTTATAACAGGACTTCTCATGATGTTTTCCAGCGCTAAAGGACCCGCGCCAATAGCCTGGCTTCTTAGAGGGCTAGTTTTAGATGTTATAGTATTTGGCCTTTACAGAAACAAGTGCATGTTCTTATGCTATAGCCTGGCTGCATTTCTCGCATTTCTCTCTCAAACGTTCGTGGGCAAGATACTCTACCTTTCATTGTTCATGCCCGCCAAAGTGTGGACTACGCTCACCGGCACGTTATTCATTCCTCTCGTGTTAATCGGTTCCTCTCTGTCTGTACTAGGCGCCTATCTAGCAGTCAAGAAAATAGTTCCAGTAATTACCTGAAGGTGTCTGCGCATGCTTTTCGAAGTTAGGCCCGTAGGTTTTGTAAAAAAGCTTGAGAATGGAGAAAAGTGTATAGAGATACTGAAGGAGTACGAGGAAGCTCTTGAAAAAATCGAATATTTTTCGCACATCGTCGTCCTGTACTGGTTGGATAAAGTATCGGATGAGCTGAGAAATACTCTATGCATAAAGCCAAAGTTCGAATGGACTCCCGAGCTTGGAATTTTCGCCACTAGATTTCCAGCTAGGCCAAATCCGATAGGAATTACAACGACGAGGTTGTTGTCTAGGAAAGGACGCATATTGTATATAGAGGATATAGACGCGGAGGATGGAACTCCCGTTCTAGATTTAAAACCTTATATACCATTATTTGACAAGCCAAAAGGAGAAATCGTCCTGCCGCAATGGGTTTTGAAACACATCAAAGAACATCACCAC
The nucleotide sequence above comes from Thermoproteales archaeon. Encoded proteins:
- a CDS encoding ATP-binding protein, encoding MVKIIKVDGSSEEFDKNKIIQSCIKAGATEEAAREIADEVEKKVKEGTRTTQIRRMVLKRLRAKNPEWADNWEFYDRIVKGRVTYEDGKFVVIEKGNLYLGREVRDMGKKGLSSVEEVEGILRELEEDLEAGIPRKTIHNRTYVLFMAVLKTRKMTPEDKLKSIELINKFRQKHGWKPFELKKPIS
- a CDS encoding MarR family transcriptional regulator; this encodes MRYLTFSPNEWRVLSAAVESLKLSDIAEKTGLPYTTVASIINRLKNKIKITFVPDYYRMGLKPVSIFLKNFVEIKNVPPYTLAVRRLYGLKSYTLITGLVPEKYVDMYIESFPEEPITYIVASDTFYWTPKSKLTAFLPNFNVVVPKIDKNVIYKIAAEKYEKREVEKAKLDSLDVLIIVWKMNYAFKKLTDIIKEAARKYPEFYGLKRQVLSYHFERHVLPLWKLNSIRAYLDFSMVPFRIYFFEGSEAPILAKVLTQLPYFYISNVDVDRAIAFAQPPCSMYKNIYKIISMFDVEMPLGEFVMDSRNLLKRFTDLITMFRDGEWSFPIIKRVRWKH
- the tsaA gene encoding tRNA (N6-threonylcarbamoyladenosine(37)-N6)-methyltransferase TrmO; translation: MLFEVRPVGFVKKLENGEKCIEILKEYEEALEKIEYFSHIVVLYWLDKVSDELRNTLCIKPKFEWTPELGIFATRFPARPNPIGITTTRLLSRKGRILYIEDIDAEDGTPVLDLKPYIPLFDKPKGEIVLPQWVLKHIKEHHHNHYHHLSFKEILRMVETK